One genomic window of bacterium includes the following:
- a CDS encoding sugar ABC transporter permease has translation MATAYAFVAPAVVLLLVLVGYPFLLALYLATSDAVIGDMGRFVGLGQFARLIHQEIFQQALKNTAIYTTTAVVAKVVLGMALALVLAGLGRHRLPGSRLIRAAILLPWIVPTALSTVAWKWMFEPQFSVINWVLVRLGAIAYVSDLQWLGEAHLARVAVIIVNVWRGIPFFAINLLAGLLSIPDELYEAAETDGANVFTRFWLITVPLLRPVLATVVLFSLIMTISDFNIVYVLTRGGPINSTHLLATLAHQTGLITGEIGRGAATSLFMLPFLMVIVFYQMRLMRRKWEW, from the coding sequence GTGGCCACGGCTTACGCGTTTGTGGCACCCGCGGTGGTGCTGCTCCTCGTGCTCGTCGGGTACCCGTTCCTGCTCGCCCTCTACCTGGCCACCAGTGATGCTGTGATCGGTGACATGGGCCGGTTTGTGGGCCTGGGGCAGTTCGCGAGGCTGATCCATCAGGAGATCTTCCAGCAGGCTCTGAAGAACACGGCGATCTACACCACGACGGCCGTGGTGGCCAAGGTCGTCCTGGGAATGGCCCTGGCGCTCGTGCTGGCAGGATTGGGCCGCCACCGCCTGCCCGGGAGTCGCCTGATAAGAGCGGCGATACTCCTGCCTTGGATAGTGCCCACGGCCCTCAGCACCGTGGCCTGGAAGTGGATGTTCGAGCCCCAGTTCAGCGTCATCAACTGGGTCCTGGTCCGGCTGGGCGCCATCGCCTATGTATCGGACCTGCAGTGGCTCGGCGAGGCCCACCTGGCGCGGGTCGCGGTGATTATCGTCAACGTCTGGCGTGGGATCCCGTTCTTCGCGATAAACCTGCTTGCTGGCCTGCTGTCCATCCCGGACGAGCTCTACGAAGCGGCGGAGACGGACGGGGCCAACGTGTTCACGCGGTTCTGGCTGATCACCGTTCCCCTGCTCCGGCCCGTGCTGGCAACCGTCGTCCTGTTCTCGCTCATCATGACGATCAGCGACTTCAACATCGTGTACGTGCTCACGCGCGGAGGCCCAATCAACAGCACGCACCTGCTGGCCACCCTGGCGCACCAAACCGGGTTGATCACCGGCGAGATCGGGCGCGGGGCCGCGACCTCGCTGTTTATGCTGCCCTTCCTCATGGTCATCGTGTTCTACCAGATGCGGCTGATGAGGAGAAAGTGGGAATGGTAG
- a CDS encoding SIS domain-containing protein produces MSQVARYHQIVAALLDRVVQEEGESIRKAAEVLAEALATDHLIFVFGTGGHSYIAAEEMSCRAGGLAAVYPILDPGVSVAFGARRSSAVERTPGYAGAVLGTYPITPDDVLVVINAYGINSCTIDAALWARERGIKTVGITSPLFSKSVPADHPARHPSRKNLFEVVDYLVDNKMPERDAVLEFPGMQAWVAPVSTILNAFVIQAMVGETVKTLLDRGVAPAVWTSANIPGGDVANRALFEKYAPRIRWL; encoded by the coding sequence ATGAGCCAGGTTGCGAGGTACCATCAGATAGTGGCCGCGCTCCTCGACCGGGTGGTCCAGGAGGAGGGCGAGAGCATCAGGAAGGCGGCAGAGGTGCTGGCCGAAGCCCTTGCCACAGACCACCTCATATTCGTGTTCGGCACCGGCGGGCACTCCTACATCGCCGCGGAGGAGATGAGCTGTAGGGCAGGCGGACTGGCGGCCGTCTACCCGATACTCGACCCGGGTGTATCGGTCGCCTTTGGCGCCAGGCGCTCCAGCGCGGTGGAACGGACGCCCGGTTATGCGGGGGCTGTGCTGGGTACTTACCCCATTACGCCGGACGATGTGCTGGTGGTGATCAACGCCTACGGGATCAACTCCTGCACGATAGACGCGGCGCTGTGGGCGCGTGAGCGGGGCATCAAGACCGTCGGGATCACCTCGCCGTTGTTCTCGAAGAGCGTACCGGCGGACCATCCGGCGCGCCATCCTTCGCGGAAGAATCTCTTTGAGGTGGTTGACTACCTGGTAGACAACAAGATGCCCGAGCGCGACGCGGTCCTGGAGTTTCCGGGCATGCAGGCGTGGGTTGCTCCGGTCTCCACGATACTGAACGCCTTCGTCATCCAGGCCATGGTCGGAGAGACCGTCAAGACCCTTCTGGATCGCGGGGTGGCTCCGGCCGTATGGACCAGCGCCAACATACCGGGCGGCGACGTAGCCAACCGGGCACTCTTCGAGAAGTACGCGCCGCGAATAAGGTGGCTGTAG
- a CDS encoding sugar phosphate isomerase/epimerase family protein: protein MKINCCWLYAISKYGYPPSIADTHKVLGEMAALGFDAVELEGVREENLRAVHAARADFKRRCDDLGLRMMNFCPVLPDLFSPEAAKRQRALDLFRLAVEAAVYFDAPTVQVDSYAAPVEYVKHQPYADAVEFKRQFDVRIPDGFSWQRTWDTLVETVRACAAIAEDAGLRLCLEPRVGELVSNTDALLRLIEHVNNPIFGAVLDTGHLHAQKEILPLSVEKLGSRIFYVHASDNDSRDNEHLAPGRGTVDWEAVIAGLKRQGFDGYIGIDIGGVPDLDAQYREGHAFVRGQLERVGVR from the coding sequence GTGAAGATCAACTGCTGCTGGTTGTACGCGATAAGCAAGTACGGGTACCCGCCGTCGATCGCCGATACTCACAAGGTGCTCGGTGAGATGGCCGCGCTCGGGTTCGACGCGGTCGAGCTTGAAGGCGTGCGCGAGGAAAACCTGCGGGCGGTCCACGCAGCGCGTGCCGACTTCAAGCGCCGATGCGACGACCTCGGGCTGCGGATGATGAACTTCTGTCCGGTGCTGCCCGATCTGTTCAGCCCTGAGGCGGCGAAGCGCCAGAGGGCGCTCGATCTCTTCCGCCTCGCCGTCGAGGCGGCCGTATACTTCGACGCGCCCACGGTGCAGGTGGACAGCTACGCCGCTCCTGTGGAGTACGTGAAGCACCAGCCGTACGCCGATGCCGTCGAGTTCAAGCGGCAGTTCGACGTGCGAATCCCCGATGGGTTTTCATGGCAGCGCACGTGGGACACCCTGGTGGAAACGGTTCGGGCCTGCGCCGCAATAGCCGAAGACGCGGGCCTGCGCCTGTGCCTGGAGCCGCGGGTGGGCGAGTTGGTCAGCAACACGGATGCGCTGCTGCGTCTCATCGAGCACGTCAACAATCCGATCTTCGGCGCGGTGCTCGACACGGGGCACCTGCACGCGCAGAAGGAGATCCTGCCGCTTTCGGTGGAGAAGTTGGGTTCGCGCATCTTCTATGTGCATGCTTCCGACAACGACTCGCGCGACAACGAGCATCTGGCGCCGGGCCGCGGCACCGTGGACTGGGAGGCGGTGATCGCCGGGCTGAAGCGGCAAGGATTCGACGGCTACATAGGCATAGACATCGGCGGCGTGCCCGATCTGGACGCGCAGTACCGGGAAGGACACGCCTTTGTTCGTGGGCAGTTGGAGCGTGTGGGCGTGCGATGA
- a CDS encoding carbohydrate ABC transporter permease: MKAVKLIARYISVAAVLAVVLLPMYWVVISSFKTVPELTSPTPTFWPRTFTLEHYVRLFEQVPFFTYFLNSVYVALASTAITLVLASLAAYSVYRCKYRGRELLFRTFISIYIFPRVLLIIPLYVTFTKLGIIDTLLALVIVNVTVVAPFSIWMLRAFFTGVPLDLEDAAMVDGASRLQVLVRIFLPLSAPGLAALALNSFLMSWTEYLFAVAFIISDRYKTLPVGIAHFLQQYFIDWGLLMSSSVIIAIPPILLFALAGRWFITGLTAGAIK; this comes from the coding sequence ATGAAGGCCGTCAAGCTGATCGCGCGCTATATCTCTGTGGCCGCTGTGCTCGCGGTGGTCCTGCTGCCGATGTACTGGGTGGTCATCAGCTCGTTCAAGACGGTGCCCGAACTGACGAGCCCCACGCCGACGTTCTGGCCGCGCACCTTCACGCTCGAGCACTACGTGCGTCTCTTCGAGCAGGTGCCGTTCTTTACGTACTTCCTGAACAGCGTTTATGTGGCGCTCGCCTCGACCGCCATCACGCTCGTGCTGGCCAGCCTGGCGGCGTACAGCGTATACAGGTGCAAGTACCGGGGGCGCGAGTTGCTGTTCCGGACCTTCATCTCGATCTACATCTTCCCGCGGGTGCTGCTGATCATCCCGCTCTACGTGACCTTCACCAAGCTCGGGATCATAGACACGCTGCTCGCGCTCGTGATCGTCAACGTCACGGTCGTGGCACCATTCAGCATCTGGATGCTGAGGGCGTTCTTCACCGGCGTGCCGCTGGATCTCGAGGACGCGGCAATGGTGGATGGGGCGTCCAGACTACAGGTCCTCGTGCGCATCTTCCTGCCGTTGAGCGCTCCCGGGCTCGCGGCGCTGGCCCTCAACTCGTTCCTGATGTCCTGGACGGAGTACTTGTTTGCCGTCGCATTCATCATCAGCGACCGGTACAAGACCCTGCCGGTCGGCATTGCTCACTTCCTCCAGCAGTACTTCATCGACTGGGGGCTGCTGATGTCCAGCTCGGTCATCATAGCGATCCCGCCCATCCTGCTCTTCGCTCTTGCTGGCCGGTGGTTCATCACGGGCCTGACGGCGGGAGCCATCAAGTAG
- a CDS encoding GntR family transcriptional regulator — translation MQVVSEQVTDILRQRILEQVWRPGEKVPIDQFARDLGVSHTPIREALGRLQGEGLVVYRRNQGYYVMSLSARDLHEMLDCRLILEVFAARQINSVPDRLVGRLEEIHSRFCSAMAAREYMENNAADREFHDTIVAASGNSLLLRLFRSMNSHMHTLRLFYFQKQTRLQELDQTFREHDGILSAFQRRNSSEAADALADHLRSVKRRAEVLTPLVSLPAEGNLRTDRGGSDERR, via the coding sequence GTGCAGGTAGTCTCTGAACAGGTCACGGATATCCTCCGGCAACGGATCCTCGAACAGGTCTGGAGGCCGGGCGAGAAGGTACCGATTGATCAGTTCGCCCGGGATCTGGGGGTGAGCCACACCCCCATCCGCGAGGCCCTTGGCCGGCTACAGGGTGAGGGTCTCGTGGTCTACCGCAGGAATCAAGGTTACTACGTCATGTCTCTCTCCGCGCGCGACCTCCACGAGATGCTGGACTGCCGGCTGATTCTTGAGGTCTTCGCCGCGCGGCAGATCAATTCGGTTCCCGACAGGCTCGTCGGCAGGTTGGAAGAGATCCACTCGCGCTTCTGCAGCGCGATGGCCGCGAGAGAGTACATGGAAAACAACGCGGCCGACCGCGAGTTCCACGATACGATCGTCGCGGCGTCCGGGAACTCGCTCCTGCTGCGGCTCTTCAGGTCGATGAACTCGCACATGCACACCCTGCGCCTTTTCTACTTTCAGAAGCAAACGCGGCTCCAGGAACTCGATCAGACGTTCCGGGAGCACGACGGGATCCTATCCGCCTTCCAGAGGCGAAACAGCTCCGAGGCTGCGGACGCCCTGGCCGATCACCTGCGCAGCGTGAAGAGGCGCGCCGAGGTTCTGACACCGCTGGTTTCACTGCCCGCCGAAGGCAATCTGCGAACAGATAGGGGTGGAAGCGATGAGCGCCGCTGA
- a CDS encoding extracellular solute-binding protein, whose protein sequence is MRFAVRGSPLMVLAGVVAIALAAPVKAQAPQTLSLWHMEARPTRVKAIEDLVDAFNRSQGSVRVRVEVQSWADVYMKISAAVMARRPPDMMFTTPDLTMDVRLTGTVQDVTAEVAEARRSSKIYDAALQPFLSEDKHWSVPLYNMAEVLWYRTDLFRKAGLDPRRPPRTWSELLNAAATITRTGAAKYAIGVAGDWHLAAVQQIYPLMVAARAEHLLDARGAVVFDNPNTVRAFEMYQRLFRLSPPGSEAWQWDQAIAALVAGEIAMVIEKGQYNEQWDLRTKLPAENLGAAPVPVPDADGQRGTATWMNGIMLLNPDPKVRPGFRQFVNYLYKPANMALLLTVAPGFFLPVTEEAAKARELLENPTVKAHWPKYETMIEESKHGRQLGFTREPYNRYIGRITGQNLVAWPAQLMIHEGLSPAEAVRRGADRMREALR, encoded by the coding sequence GTGAGATTCGCCGTTCGAGGCTCGCCCTTGATGGTCTTAGCCGGTGTGGTTGCAATCGCACTGGCAGCGCCCGTGAAGGCTCAGGCACCGCAAACGCTGAGCCTCTGGCACATGGAGGCGCGCCCCACCCGCGTGAAGGCGATCGAGGATCTCGTCGACGCCTTCAACCGGAGCCAGGGCAGCGTTCGCGTCAGGGTCGAGGTGCAGAGCTGGGCCGACGTGTACATGAAGATATCCGCCGCGGTCATGGCAAGGCGGCCGCCGGACATGATGTTCACAACCCCCGATCTGACCATGGACGTACGCCTGACCGGAACGGTACAGGATGTGACCGCAGAGGTGGCGGAGGCCAGGCGCAGCTCCAAGATCTACGACGCGGCGCTGCAGCCGTTCCTCTCGGAGGACAAGCACTGGTCCGTTCCCCTGTACAACATGGCAGAGGTGCTATGGTACCGCACCGATCTGTTTCGAAAGGCGGGGCTCGATCCCAGGAGGCCGCCCAGGACGTGGTCGGAGCTGCTGAACGCGGCAGCCACGATCACCAGGACCGGGGCCGCAAAGTACGCCATCGGCGTCGCGGGGGACTGGCACCTGGCGGCGGTCCAGCAGATCTATCCTCTCATGGTGGCGGCTAGAGCCGAGCACCTACTGGACGCCAGGGGCGCCGTGGTCTTCGACAATCCAAACACCGTCCGGGCCTTCGAGATGTATCAGAGGCTGTTCAGGTTGTCGCCTCCGGGGTCCGAGGCCTGGCAGTGGGACCAGGCGATCGCCGCCCTCGTGGCGGGCGAGATCGCCATGGTCATCGAGAAGGGACAGTACAACGAGCAGTGGGATCTGCGCACGAAGCTCCCGGCCGAGAACCTCGGGGCCGCACCCGTGCCCGTTCCCGATGCCGACGGGCAGCGAGGGACGGCCACGTGGATGAACGGGATCATGCTGCTGAACCCGGATCCCAAGGTACGCCCGGGCTTCAGGCAGTTCGTCAACTACCTGTACAAGCCGGCGAACATGGCCCTCCTGCTGACGGTGGCGCCCGGTTTCTTCCTCCCGGTGACCGAGGAAGCGGCCAAGGCGCGGGAGTTACTCGAAAACCCGACCGTGAAGGCCCACTGGCCTAAGTACGAGACGATGATCGAGGAGTCCAAGCACGGCCGCCAGCTCGGCTTCACCCGCGAGCCCTACAACCGCTACATCGGGCGGATTACCGGCCAGAACCTCGTAGCCTGGCCCGCCCAGCTCATGATCCACGAAGGTCTGTCCCCTGCCGAGGCCGTCAGGAGGGGCGCGGACAGGATGCGTGAGGCCCTCCGCTGA
- a CDS encoding LacI family DNA-binding transcriptional regulator — MPRPTRASPPTIKQVASLSGVSIKTVSRVVNGAPYVSGDTLRRVTTAIERLNYRPNALARGLVTRRSRTIGLVIADIVNPFFPPLVRAVEDATAARGYNVVLCDTDENPVRERAVISVLLEKQVDGLILCASRVPSGYLTGLVDEGIPLVLINRVLRHPAAAAVVADGERGGRLATAHLIGLGHRRIAYLAGPSRSFSHRSRLRGYKKALLDAGIGFDPALVAGGTASIAAGRGAMAALQSLRRPPSAVFAFDDLMAIGALEEIRRMGRRVPDDVAVVGFDDIDLAAHVDPPLTTIAQPKAAMGRLAADRLLEMIKTSSPPSPRTVTLTPELVIRRSCGWYKEATT, encoded by the coding sequence GTGCCCCGGCCTACCCGGGCATCTCCACCCACCATCAAGCAGGTGGCCTCCCTGTCGGGGGTATCCATCAAGACGGTCTCCCGCGTCGTCAACGGAGCGCCCTACGTCAGCGGTGATACCCTCCGCAGGGTCACGACGGCGATCGAGAGGCTGAACTACCGGCCCAACGCGCTGGCGCGGGGGTTGGTCACGCGGAGATCGCGCACGATCGGGCTCGTCATCGCCGATATCGTCAACCCGTTCTTTCCACCACTGGTTCGGGCGGTCGAGGATGCCACCGCGGCAAGGGGTTACAACGTCGTACTCTGCGACACGGACGAGAACCCGGTCAGAGAGCGGGCTGTGATCTCGGTGCTGCTGGAAAAGCAGGTTGACGGGCTGATCCTGTGCGCGTCTCGTGTCCCGTCGGGATACCTGACCGGTCTGGTGGACGAGGGGATTCCTCTCGTCTTGATCAACCGCGTGTTGAGGCACCCGGCCGCCGCTGCGGTGGTGGCCGACGGAGAGCGGGGTGGCCGCCTCGCGACCGCTCACCTGATTGGGCTCGGGCACCGGCGCATCGCGTATCTGGCCGGGCCGTCGAGGTCGTTTTCCCATCGCAGTCGCCTCCGAGGATACAAGAAAGCCCTCTTGGACGCGGGTATCGGTTTCGACCCCGCGCTTGTGGCCGGTGGCACCGCTTCGATCGCCGCCGGCCGCGGCGCCATGGCCGCGCTGCAGAGCCTCAGGCGACCTCCCAGCGCGGTCTTCGCCTTCGATGACCTAATGGCGATCGGCGCGCTGGAGGAGATCCGCCGCATGGGACGCCGTGTGCCGGACGACGTCGCCGTGGTCGGGTTCGACGATATCGACCTGGCCGCGCACGTCGATCCTCCGCTTACCACGATCGCGCAGCCCAAGGCGGCGATGGGCCGGCTGGCCGCGGACCGGCTGCTGGAGATGATCAAGACCTCATCCCCGCCCTCGCCTAGAACCGTGACGCTGACCCCAGAGCTGGTAATCCGGAGATCGTGCGGTTGGTATAAGGAGGCCACGACGTGA
- the larA gene encoding nickel-dependent lactate racemase has protein sequence MRIDLPYGSGHLPLEVGDDLLVEVLRPNTVELREDEGAHLEEALDNPTGSPRLEQMARAGQQVAILCDDISRTTPTDRILPLVVDRLNRAGVRDGDIQIVMALGSHRPMTAAEMARKVGKSLLSRISVVNSEFRDRSLMVRLPGIPGAPEIWIDRRVVEADLRVGVGGILPHPAAGWSGGGKIIFPGVAGEETVAAFHLMHGRTPQNMFGQVENPVRRAMESWVAERAGLGFIVNVAFTPEGRIYRAVAGHFVEAHRQGVAHAREIFCVQARRRAEIVVTTSHPADGDLWQAGKGLLAADLAAAAGGTVILVTPCPEGVGPHPRYIEYLSAGGPEELLAQAERMPASELLPLSVAAASLRIRQRLDIALVSGGISPQQARLSRMRPFSSPQAALDEALDRRGRGARITVITHGAETIPAAV, from the coding sequence GTGCGAATCGACCTGCCCTACGGGAGCGGACATCTGCCGCTGGAGGTCGGAGACGACCTCTTGGTTGAGGTCCTCAGGCCCAACACCGTGGAGCTGCGCGAGGACGAAGGGGCGCATCTCGAAGAGGCTCTCGACAACCCGACAGGCTCGCCGCGGCTCGAGCAGATGGCCAGAGCGGGCCAGCAGGTCGCGATCCTTTGCGACGACATCTCCCGCACAACCCCCACAGACCGGATCCTTCCCCTGGTGGTCGACCGCCTGAACCGCGCCGGGGTGCGGGACGGCGACATCCAGATCGTCATGGCGCTGGGAAGCCACCGGCCCATGACGGCCGCGGAGATGGCCCGCAAGGTAGGTAAGAGCCTGCTCAGCCGGATCTCCGTCGTCAACTCTGAGTTCCGCGACAGGTCCCTGATGGTGCGCCTGCCAGGGATCCCGGGAGCGCCTGAGATCTGGATCGACCGGCGCGTCGTGGAGGCCGACTTGCGAGTGGGCGTTGGCGGAATCCTTCCCCATCCCGCGGCCGGGTGGTCGGGGGGAGGTAAGATCATCTTCCCGGGAGTCGCCGGGGAGGAGACCGTGGCGGCCTTCCACCTGATGCACGGCCGCACCCCCCAGAACATGTTCGGGCAGGTCGAGAACCCGGTCCGTAGGGCCATGGAGTCCTGGGTTGCCGAACGGGCGGGGCTGGGGTTCATCGTCAACGTCGCCTTCACTCCGGAGGGCAGGATCTACCGGGCCGTGGCAGGTCACTTCGTCGAGGCTCACCGGCAGGGCGTGGCCCATGCAAGAGAGATCTTCTGTGTGCAGGCCAGACGCAGGGCCGAGATAGTCGTCACCACCTCCCACCCTGCCGACGGCGATCTCTGGCAGGCTGGCAAGGGCTTGCTGGCGGCTGACCTCGCCGCCGCCGCGGGTGGAACCGTCATACTCGTCACGCCCTGCCCCGAAGGGGTGGGCCCGCACCCCCGGTACATCGAGTACCTGTCGGCGGGCGGCCCGGAGGAACTACTCGCGCAGGCCGAAAGGATGCCCGCCTCCGAGCTGCTGCCGCTCTCGGTGGCCGCTGCCAGCCTGCGCATTCGGCAGCGGCTCGACATCGCGCTCGTCTCAGGGGGCATATCGCCACAGCAGGCCCGCCTGTCCAGGATGAGGCCGTTTTCGAGCCCTCAGGCCGCTCTGGATGAGGCGCTGGACCGCCGGGGCCGCGGCGCCCGCATTACCGTGATCACCCACGGCGCCGAGACGATACCGGCGGCGGTTTGA
- a CDS encoding sugar isomerase domain-containing protein produces MSAAERYFQTVTEIMQAVMECEQDAMSAAADLLIEKIQEDRVIHVFGTGGHSIMGAMEMFQRAGGLYPINGIFPPGISVTDSRPSTERLVGYVPAIFNHYGVGAGDVIIIINVNGINAVTIDSAIEARARGAKVIAVTSREFAEGVPPDTLARHPSKQNLCDLADVVIDCHIPPGDALLDIPGVEHKVASGSTFPVVLIVNCLVALVVERMAERGIEPLVRYSANLSGGRERSLRIQERYRGRVIHQY; encoded by the coding sequence ATGAGCGCCGCTGAACGCTACTTCCAGACCGTGACCGAGATCATGCAGGCCGTCATGGAATGCGAACAGGACGCGATGAGCGCGGCTGCGGACTTACTGATCGAGAAGATCCAGGAAGACCGCGTGATCCACGTCTTCGGCACCGGAGGGCATTCCATAATGGGTGCCATGGAGATGTTCCAGCGCGCCGGAGGCCTGTATCCGATAAACGGCATCTTCCCGCCAGGCATCTCGGTGACAGACAGCCGCCCAAGCACGGAGCGACTGGTCGGGTACGTTCCGGCGATCTTCAACCACTACGGCGTTGGCGCTGGCGACGTCATTATCATCATCAACGTCAACGGCATCAACGCGGTGACCATAGACTCCGCCATTGAGGCAAGAGCCCGGGGGGCTAAGGTAATCGCGGTCACATCCCGGGAGTTCGCCGAGGGTGTGCCGCCGGACACGCTGGCCCGCCACCCCAGCAAGCAGAACCTGTGTGACCTGGCGGACGTGGTCATCGATTGCCACATCCCTCCCGGAGACGCGCTACTGGACATACCCGGGGTGGAGCACAAGGTCGCCTCCGGCTCGACTTTTCCGGTCGTGCTGATCGTCAACTGCCTGGTGGCGCTCGTTGTCGAGCGCATGGCAGAAAGGGGGATCGAGCCGCTGGTTCGTTACAGCGCGAACCTGTCCGGCGGAAGAGAGCGGAGCCTTCGGATACAGGAACGGTACCGGGGGAGGGTCATCCATCAGTACTAG
- a CDS encoding amidohydrolase family protein: MSAQDLAVRGTDTWGQAVSITISQGKVGAVRPDATGDAGQGLRVLPGLIDIQVNGFNGHDFNAAGASVADVAGVVRALWRHGVTRLCPTVCTQSHEHMLDSLRTIARACDEEPWIERAVVGVHVEGPYISPEDGPRGAHPREHVRPPNWDEVQAFQDAAGGRIRLLTLAPELPGAIDLIERLSLAGIVPAIGHTGAGRADILAAASAGARLSTHLGNGSHAMIPRHHNYIWEQLAADGLWASLIADGHHLPPSVIKVFVRAKGVERCLLTSDAVWLAGGSPGTYRFLDREVELTPDRRVRLVGTEYLAGSALDLATAVGNVVAFAGIGLGEAVEMASLRPALLLGRTDLGRLAPGCAGDVVLARWLADEARLEVVQTVAGGEIVYRA, translated from the coding sequence ATGAGCGCGCAGGATCTGGCGGTCCGGGGGACCGATACGTGGGGCCAGGCGGTGAGCATTACCATCTCCCAGGGAAAGGTCGGCGCCGTCAGACCGGACGCTACTGGGGACGCAGGCCAGGGCCTGAGGGTGCTGCCCGGCCTGATCGACATCCAGGTCAACGGGTTTAACGGGCACGACTTCAACGCGGCAGGAGCCTCGGTCGCTGACGTAGCGGGCGTTGTCCGGGCTCTCTGGAGGCACGGGGTCACGCGGCTGTGCCCGACCGTCTGCACCCAGAGCCACGAGCACATGCTTGACTCCCTGCGGACGATTGCCAGGGCGTGCGATGAGGAGCCTTGGATCGAGCGGGCCGTGGTCGGGGTTCACGTCGAGGGACCGTACATCTCGCCCGAGGACGGCCCTCGCGGTGCTCATCCAAGAGAGCATGTGCGGCCTCCCAATTGGGATGAGGTGCAGGCCTTTCAGGATGCCGCAGGTGGAAGGATCCGCCTGCTGACCCTTGCGCCGGAACTCCCCGGGGCCATCGATCTGATCGAGCGGCTCTCCCTCGCCGGGATTGTGCCGGCGATCGGGCACACAGGCGCAGGGCGCGCGGACATCCTCGCCGCCGCGAGCGCGGGCGCCCGGCTGTCCACGCACCTGGGAAATGGCTCACACGCCATGATACCCAGGCACCACAACTACATCTGGGAGCAGCTCGCGGCAGATGGCCTCTGGGCGAGCCTGATCGCAGACGGCCACCACCTTCCTCCGTCCGTGATCAAGGTGTTTGTGCGGGCCAAGGGCGTCGAACGTTGCCTGTTGACCAGCGACGCGGTGTGGCTGGCCGGAGGGTCTCCAGGGACCTATCGGTTCCTGGACAGGGAGGTGGAACTCACGCCCGATCGCAGGGTGCGGCTGGTCGGAACAGAGTACCTGGCGGGATCGGCGCTCGATCTGGCAACCGCCGTGGGGAACGTTGTCGCCTTTGCGGGGATAGGCCTGGGCGAGGCTGTCGAGATGGCCTCGCTGCGGCCGGCGCTGCTCCTCGGCCGGACTGATCTGGGACGGCTCGCGCCTGGATGCGCTGGTGATGTCGTCCTGGCGCGCTGGTTGGCTGATGAGGCGCGGCTCGAGGTTGTGCAGACCGTCGCGGGCGGGGAGATCGTCTACCGCGCATAA
- a CDS encoding sugar ABC transporter permease, protein MRNLTERLQRDPYFGYLLIMPLLVWALLTLVYPLADAIRLSFQNVGYVGTPGQYVGFDNYSRILAGREFWFSLGVSVWWTVLNVVFQLMLALVSALVLNQEFRGREVVRNWIILPWLFPSIVLATMGKWILDPTLGVVNYLLLASGAVDKPVSFLGSPQIALYAVTAVNVWRWFPFFTVIILAALQTIPRELREAADMDGAGYLTRLWYVDLPSIGQVLKVVVLIASLWAVNIFDAIWLLTRGGPVYRTTTLSILIYFKGFQEYRISQAAAISLLMFLVLLAYGVVYMRRVMREEAGVPV, encoded by the coding sequence TTGAGAAACCTGACCGAGCGGCTTCAGCGCGACCCGTACTTCGGGTACCTGCTGATCATGCCCCTCCTAGTGTGGGCCCTGCTCACGCTGGTTTATCCCCTGGCCGACGCGATCAGGCTGAGCTTCCAGAACGTCGGGTACGTGGGGACTCCGGGGCAGTACGTCGGCTTCGACAACTACTCGAGAATACTGGCCGGGCGTGAGTTCTGGTTCAGCCTGGGCGTCAGCGTGTGGTGGACGGTCCTCAACGTCGTCTTTCAGCTGATGCTGGCACTGGTCTCTGCGCTCGTGCTCAACCAGGAGTTCCGGGGGCGCGAAGTAGTGCGGAACTGGATCATCCTGCCCTGGCTCTTCCCCTCGATAGTGCTGGCCACGATGGGGAAGTGGATCCTGGATCCCACGCTCGGCGTGGTCAACTACCTGTTGCTGGCATCGGGCGCAGTCGACAAGCCCGTATCGTTCCTGGGTTCCCCGCAGATCGCGCTCTACGCCGTCACGGCAGTAAACGTCTGGCGCTGGTTCCCGTTCTTCACGGTCATAATCCTTGCCGCGCTCCAGACGATTCCCAGAGAGCTGCGAGAGGCGGCGGACATGGACGGCGCCGGGTACCTGACCCGCCTGTGGTACGTCGATCTGCCGTCCATAGGCCAGGTCCTGAAGGTCGTCGTCCTGATCGCCTCGCTGTGGGCGGTCAACATCTTCGACGCCATCTGGCTGCTCACGCGCGGCGGCCCCGTGTACAGGACGACAACGCTCTCGATCCTCATCTACTTCAAGGGGTTCCAGGAGTACCGCATAAGCCAGGCGGCCGCGATCTCGCTGCTGATGTTCCTGGTTCTTCTCGCCTACGGCGTCGTCTACATGCGCAGGGTGATGCGGGAAGAGGCGGGCGTGCCCGTATGA